Proteins encoded together in one Amblyomma americanum isolate KBUSLIRL-KWMA chromosome 1, ASM5285725v1, whole genome shotgun sequence window:
- the LOC144113643 gene encoding uncharacterized protein LOC144113643 isoform X1, with the protein MPDFGAWCVRPQYDARTGWPGQPLRLRLLPAVRLCRPEFLTDAHAMVTGHKSDYVVNLGNWYRTADDLVLQYELRLQTLPEGWERLRISSQAQLKSLIASAPDAGIGNLLIAPEALRPFVSSCPQLLHRWGLQLMHREFLLFKVGEEPLLRTSEEGKELLIKAMRYHLMPEWRAAMAGPRTPAKQLAPRDADTHARPSEA; encoded by the exons ATGCCGGATTTCGGTGCATGGTGCGTAAG ACCGCAATATGATGCACGAACTGGGTGGCCTGGACAACCTCTGCGCCTTCGACTCTTGCCCGCCGTCCGCCTTTGCCGCCCAGAGTTCCTCACCGATGCTCACGCAATGGTGACTGGGCACAAAAGTGACTACGTCGTGAACTTGGGCAACTGGTACCGGACGGCAGACGATCTCGTCCTCCAATACGAGCTCAGACTACAGACGTTACCGGAAGGTTGGGAAAGGCTTCGCATCTCCAGCCAGGCGCAGTTGAAGAGTCTCATTGCCAGTGCCCCTGACGCTGGAATAGGCAACTTGCTCATAGCCCCAGAGGCCTTGCGTCCCTTTGTCTCCAGTTGTCCACAA CTGCTGCATCGCTGGGGCCTACAACTGATGCATCGAGAGTTCCTGCTATTCAAAGTGGGTGAGGAGCCACTGCTCCGCACGAGCGAGGAGGGCAAGGAGCTGCTCATCAAAGCCATGCGCTACCACCTGATGCCCGAGTGGCGCGCCGCCATGGCGGGGCCACGCACCCCCGCTAAGCAGCTGG CTCCGCGAGATGCAGACACCCATGCACGACCTTCTGAAGCCTGA
- the LOC144113643 gene encoding uncharacterized protein LOC144113643 isoform X2 has translation MVTGHKSDYVVNLGNWYRTADDLVLQYELRLQTLPEGWERLRISSQAQLKSLIASAPDAGIGNLLIAPEALRPFVSSCPQLLHRWGLQLMHREFLLFKVGEEPLLRTSEEGKELLIKAMRYHLMPEWRAAMAGPRTPAKQLAPRDADTHARPSEA, from the exons ATGGTGACTGGGCACAAAAGTGACTACGTCGTGAACTTGGGCAACTGGTACCGGACGGCAGACGATCTCGTCCTCCAATACGAGCTCAGACTACAGACGTTACCGGAAGGTTGGGAAAGGCTTCGCATCTCCAGCCAGGCGCAGTTGAAGAGTCTCATTGCCAGTGCCCCTGACGCTGGAATAGGCAACTTGCTCATAGCCCCAGAGGCCTTGCGTCCCTTTGTCTCCAGTTGTCCACAA CTGCTGCATCGCTGGGGCCTACAACTGATGCATCGAGAGTTCCTGCTATTCAAAGTGGGTGAGGAGCCACTGCTCCGCACGAGCGAGGAGGGCAAGGAGCTGCTCATCAAAGCCATGCGCTACCACCTGATGCCCGAGTGGCGCGCCGCCATGGCGGGGCCACGCACCCCCGCTAAGCAGCTGG CTCCGCGAGATGCAGACACCCATGCACGACCTTCTGAAGCCTGA